One Setaria viridis chromosome 3, Setaria_viridis_v4.0, whole genome shotgun sequence DNA window includes the following coding sequences:
- the LOC117847119 gene encoding uncharacterized protein has product MPRKAAMATRCVASLPLQSASSSAAARAQPASYAAATRRVRTRLSVATGGEQQLITAQEPAQEPDYGVVSLHHVGILCENLERSMAFYKDLLGLKVNPARPTDKLPYRGAWLWVGSEMIHLMELPNPDPLTGRPEHGGRDRHTCLAIKDVTKLKEIFDKAGISYTLSKSGRPAIFARDPDGNALEFTQV; this is encoded by the exons ATGCCcaggaaggcagcaatggcgacgAGGTGTGTCGCGTCTCTTCCCCTCCAATCCGCATCCAGCTCCGCGGCCGCCAGGGCGCAGCCTGCCTCCTACGCAGCCGCGACCCGCCGCGTCCGCACACGCCTTTCGGTCGCCACAGGCGGGGAGCAGCAGCTCATCACCGCGCAGGAGCCGGCCCAGG AGCCTGATTATGGAGTTGTTAGCCTTCATCATGTTGGAATTCTGTGTGAAAATCTTGAAAGGTCAATGGCATTCTACAAAGATCTCCTAG GTCTTAAGGTGAATCCTGCTAGGCCAACTGACAAGCTTCCATACAGAGGGGCTTGGCTCTGGGTTGGTTCTGAGATGATCCACTTGATGGAGCTGCCAAATCCTGATCCTCTGACAGGACGCCCAGAGCACGGTGGGCGCGATCGTCATACCTGTTTAGCAATCAAAGATGTAACGAAGCTGAAAGAAATATTTGACAAAGCTG GAATCAGCTACACACTCAGCAAATCTGGGCGCCCAGCGATATTCGCAAGAGACCCAGATGGGAACGCGTTGGAGTTCACCCAAGTGTAG
- the LOC117847118 gene encoding chalcone--flavanone isomerase — protein sequence MALSSEVTVEGIVFPPVARPPGSALTHFLAGGGVRGMEAEGNFVKIAAIGVYLEDAAVAALAGKWAGKSAGELASDPAFFRDVYTGEFEKFTRVTFIWPKAVAAEEFAGKVMESRVAYLEAAGAYTDAEGAAVEEFKAAFKNLSLAPGASVLFTHSPAGVLTVAFSDDSSVPEASIAAIDNKALCEAVLESIIGERSVSPATKQSIATRVPEILKGGA from the exons ATGGCCTTGTCGTCGGAGGTGACGGTGGAGGGCATCGTCTTCCCGCCGGTGGCACGCCCGCCGGGCTCCGCCCTCACGCACTTCCTCGCCGGTGGCG GTGTGCGAGGAATGGAGGCTGAAGGCAACTTCGTCAAGATCGCCGCCATCGGCGTGTACCTGGAGGACGCGGCCGTCGCGGCGCTGGCGGGTAAATGGGCCGGCAAgagcgccggcgagctcgcgtCGGACCCCGCCTTCTTCCGCGACGTGTACACGG GCGAGTTCGAGAAGTTCACGAGGGTGACGTTCATCTGGCCGAAGGCGGTCGCCGCCGAGGAGTTCGCGGGGAAGGTGATGGAGAGCCGCGTGGCGTACCTGGAGGCCGCCGGCGCGTACACGGACGCCGAGGGCGCGGCCGTGGAGGAGTTCAAGGCGGCGTTCAAGAACCTGAGCCTGGCGCCGGGCGCGTCCGTCCTCTTCACCCACTCGCCCGCCGGAGTCCTCACC GTCGCCTTCTCCGATGACTCGTCGGTGCCGGAGGCTAGCATCGCCGCGATAGATAACAAGGCGCTCTGCGAGGCGGTGCTGGAGTCCATCATCGGGGAGCGCAGCGTCTCGCCGGCGACCAAGCAGAGCATCGCGACGAGGGTGCCGGAGATCCTCAAGGGCGGAGCATGA
- the LOC117848765 gene encoding uncharacterized protein, whose product MRPAPWHPTFPFPATGVLPLLLLGLFAVASGGTGPSPGAFNRGEAGSAEAYSILTFHDYTPPPPPALPPPPAAPAATCAGDLRGVGDLDTQCVVQKSVRLGGGVYISGNGSLVILGGVAVTCERPGCVLSANLSGGILLGHRARVVAGWVSLAAANITLGDDAVVNTTALAGDPPDQTSGVPTGTYGDGGGHGGRGASCFVKKGQAQEDSWGGDTYAWSALKTPNSYGSKGGSTTVEKDYGGGGGGVVWLFAKEIVLNGTVLADGGNGGTKGGGGSGGSIYLKAATMRGGGRISACGGNGLAGGGGGRVSIDVFSRHDDAQIFVHGGKSSGCLDNAGAAGTLYEEVPKSITVSNDNLSTQTDTVFLDPPYEPLWTNVLIKNHAKVSLPLRWSRIQAQGQILLAGATLTFGLTHYPYSEFELLAEELLMSDSTIKVFGALRMSVKMLLMWNSRMTIDGDRESGVATSLLEGSNLIVLKESSVIHSNANLGIHGQGVLNLSGQGDTIEAQRLILSLFYNIVVGPGAVLRGPLINGSIGEMAPKLNCEDESCPMEIFHPPEDCNLNSSLSFTLQICRVEDIDVSGLVQGTVINFNRARSVTVQTSGTISATGLGCQGGIGHGKMLSSGISGGGGHGGKGGDGIYSGDHAEGGPAYGHADLPCELGSGSGNVSASSTAGGGIIVMGSLEQSLPNLSLSGSIEANGGSFTGLASHATIGGPGGGSGGTILLFVRTLLLKEDSVLSSVGGIGNNGSGGGGGGRIHFHWSDIPTGDDYVPFATVKGTILTRGGVSEGHGFPGENGTVTGKDCPKGLYGTFCKECPSGTYKNITGSSKSLCSPCPPNELPRRAVYISVRGGVAETPCPYKCVSDRYRMPHCFTALEELIYTFGGPWLFGLLLSGLLVLLALVLSIARMKFVGTDELPGPAPTQHSSQIDHSFPFLESLNEVLETNRAEESHCHVHRMYFMGPNTFSEPWHLPHTPPEQISEIVYEDAFNKFVDEINALAAYQWWEGSVYSILCILSYPLAWSWQQWRRRKKLQKLREFVRSEYDHSCLRSCRSRALYEGLKVAATPDLMLGYLDFFLGGDEKRTDLPPRLHQRFPMSLIFGGDRSYMAPFSLHSDRVVTSLISQAVPSSIWHRLVAGLNAQLRLVRRGNLNTTFLPVLKWLETHANPALNTYHVRVDLAWFQTTALGYCQFGLVLHAVGGPVAAELQGDSVIITEQHSVNQNTYADSQLSHSRINDALLCKRITGTVLNVENLKMLKDRRDLFYPLSLILHNTKPVGHQDLVGLVISILLLADFSLVLLTFLQLYSYSMVDVLLVLFILPLGILAPFPAGINALFSHGPRRSAGLARVYALWNITSLVNVAVAFVCGFLHYKSSNKKHSSMQPWNLGGDETSWWLFPTGLVLCKCIQARLVDWHVSILEIQDRAVYSNDPTIFWQ is encoded by the exons ATGCGTCCCGCCCCATGGCATCCCACATTCCCCTTCCCTGCCACCGgcgtcctccccctcctcctcctcggcctcttCGCCGTCGCATCCGGGGGGACGGGCCCTAGCCCAGGGGCTTTCAATCGGGGGGAGGCGGGCAGCGCGGAGGCGTACTCGATCCTCACGTTCCACGACTacacgccgcccccgccccccgcgttgccgccgccgccggccgccccggcgGCGACCTGCGCCGGGGACCTCCGCGGCGTGGGCGACCTCGACACCCAGTGCGTGGTCCAGAAGTCGGTGAGGCTGGGCGGCGGGGTGTACATCAGCGGCAACGGCAGCCTCGTAATCCTCGGCGGCGTTGCGGTCACCTGCGAGAGGCCCGGGTGCGTCCTCTCCGCCAACCTCTCAGGCGGCATCCTCCTCGGGCACAGGGCCCGTGTTGTGGCCGGGTGGGTTTCCCTTGCGGCGGCCAACATCACGCTCGGAGACGACGCCGTCGTCAACACCaccgccctcgccggcgacccGCCGGACCAGACCAGCGGAGTGCCCACCGGGACGTATGGGGATGGCGGTGGACACGGCGGCCGTGGCGCCAGCTGCTTCGTTAAGAAGGGGCAGGCGCAGGAGGACTCATGGGGTGGTGATACCTACGCGTGGTCTGCACTGAAGACCCCAAATAGCTACGGCAGCAAAGGGGGATCGACTACTGTCGAGAAGGACtatggtggtggaggtggtggtgtagTGTGGTTGTTCGCTAAAGAAATTGTGCTGAATGGAACAGTTCTTGCTGATGGTGGAAATGGTGGCACCAAGGGTGGGGGTGGCTCTGGGGGCAGCATCTATCTGAAGGCCGCAACAAT GCGAGGAGGTGGCAGAATAAGTGCTTGTGGAGGCAATGGTTTGgctggcggaggtggaggacgtGTTTCCATCGATGTTTTCAGCAGGCATGATGATGCCCAAATCTTTGTTCATG GGGGAAAGAGTTCAGGATGCTTGGACAATGCAGGAGCAGCTGGAACTCTTTATGAAGAAGTGCCTAAGAGTATTACTGTTAGCAATGATAACTTGAGCACACAAACTGATACAGTTTTTCTAGATCCCCCATATGAGCCACTCTGGACAAATGTTCTTATAAAAAATCATGCCAAAGTTTCTCTTCCCTTACGCTGGAGTCGTATTCAG GCTCAAGGACAGATTCTTTTAGCTGGTGCTACTCTAACTTTTGGCCTGACACATTATCCGTATTCAGAATTTGAGCTGTTGGCTGAGGAACTTCTTATGAGTGATTCCACAATCAAG GTCTTTGGCGCTTTACGAATGTCAGTAAAAATGCTCCTTATGTGGAACTCGAGAATGACTATTGATGGTGACAGAGAATCAGGAGTAGCAACTTCACTACTAGAAGGTAGCAATTTGATAGTCCTGAAG GAATCATCTGTGATACATTCAAATGCTaatcttgggattcatggtcaAGGCGTTCTAAATTTATCTGGTCAAGGAGATACAATAGAGGCACAACGCCTTATATTATCACTGTTTTACAACATAGTG GTTGGACCTGGAGCTGTTCTAAGGGGCCCTCTTATAAATGGAAGTATTGGCGAGAT GGCCCCAAAGCTGAACTGTGAAGATGAGAGTTGCCCTATGGAAATTTTTCATCCACCTGAGGATTGCAACTTGAACTCTTCATTGTCTTTTACTTTACAG ATATGCCGCGTTGAAGATATTGATGTTTCCGGCCTTGTGCAAGGAACTGTTATTAATTTTAACAGAGCAAGAAGTGTCACTGTGCAGACATCTGGGACCATAAGTGCAACAGGATTAG GCTGCCAGGGTGGAATTGGACATGGGAAAATGTTAAGCAGTGGAATTAGTGGTGGGGGTGGGCATGGTGGTAAAGGCGGTGATGGCATTTACAGTGGTGATCATGCAGAGGGTGGACCTGCATATGGTCATGCTGATTTACCTTGTGAActtggcagcggcagcggcaatGTCAGTGCATCTTCAACGGCTGGTGGTGGTATAATAG TGATGGGTTCTCTGGAGCAATCTCTGCCAAACCTCTCCCTTTCTGGCTCAATTGAGGCAAATGGTGGTAGTTTTACTGGCTTGGCATCTCATGCTACAATTGGAGGACCTGGTGGTGGTTCTGGTGGTACAATTCTTCTTTTTGTGCGGACTTTACTCCTAAAGGAGGACTCTGTACTCTCAAGTGTCGGCGGGATTGGAAACAATGgcagtggtggaggtggagggggtcGGATTCACTTTCACTGGTCCGATATTCCCACTGGAGATGATTATGTTCCTTTTGCAACTGTTAAGGGAACAATACTTACAAG AGGAGGAGTCAGTGAAGGCCATGGTTTTCCTGGTGAGAATGGAACAGTCACAGGAAAGGATTGCCCAAAAGGTCTTTATGGAACATTTTGCAAG GAATGTCCTTCAGGAACATACAAGAATATTACTGGATCATCTAAGTCCTTGTGCTCACCATGCCCTCCAAATGAGCTACCTCGCCGTGCTGTATACATAAGCGTCCGAG GAGGTGTTGCTGAAACCCCATGCCCATACAAATGTGTGTCTGATAGATATCGCATGCCTCACTGTTTTACTGCTCTTGAAGAGCTGATATATACGTTTGGTGGACCTTGGTTGTTTGGCCTGCTTCTTTCTGGCCTTCTTGTCTTATTAGCTCTTGTTTTGAGTATTGCTCGGATGAAGTTTGTTGGTACCGATGAGTTGCCTGGGCCAGCACCGACTCAGCACAGTTCCCAAATTGATCACTCTTTTCCCTTCCTTGAATCACTGAACGAG GTATTGGAAACAAACAGGGCAGAAGAATCTCACTGTCATGTGCACAGGATGTATTTCATGGGCCCAAACACCTTCAGTGAGCCTTGGCATCTCCCACACACCCCACCAGAGCAAATTTCAGAGATTGT GTATGAGGATGCATTTAACAAATTTGTTGATGAGATAAATGCTCTTGCAGCCTATCAATGGTGGGAGGGTTCAGTTTATAGTATTCTCTGTATACTTTCATATCCCCTGGCATGGTCCTGGCAACAGTGGCGCAGGAGAAAGAAATTACAGAAACTACGTGAATTTGTTCGATCCGAATATGATCATTCATGCTTACGGTCCTGCCGTTCACGTGCACTTTATGAAGGGCTGAAG GTAGCTGCTACTCCAGATTTAATGCTGGGTTATTTAGATTTCTTCCTTGGTGGTGATGAGAAAAGGACTGATCTTCCCCCTCGACTTCATCAAAGGTTTCCAATGTCCCTCATCTTTGGAGGTGATAGAAGTTATATGGCTCCATTTTCACTTCATAGTGACAGAGTGGTTACAAGTCTTATAAGTCAG GCTGTACCATCGTCAATATGGCATCGTCTTGTAGCTGGATTGAATGCCCAGTTGCGTTTGGTTCGTCGTGGAAATCTAAACACAACATTTCTTCCTGTGCTCAAATGGCTTGAAACTCACGCAAATCCTGCATTGAACACGTACCATGTGCGTGTTGACCTTGCATGGTTCCAAACTACAGCATTAGGTTACTGTCAGTTTGGTCTTGTTCTTCATGCTGTGGGGGGACCGGTGGCTGCTGAACTTCAAGGTGACTCTGTAATTATAACCGAGCAGCATTCAGT AAACCAGAATACATATGCTGATTCTCAGTTGAGCCACTCAAGGATCAACGATGCTCTTTTGTGTAAAAGGATAACTGGCACCGTTCTCAATGTTGAAAACTTAAAGATGCTCAAAGACAGGAGAGATTTGTTTTACCCTCTCTCTCTTATCTTGCACAATACAAAACCAGTTGGACATCAG GACCTCGTTGGCCTAGTCATCTCAATATTGCTTCTTGCAGATTTCAGCTTAGTCTTGCTTACTTTCCTCCAACTATATTCATATTCCATGGTCGATGTTTTGTTAGTCTTGTTCATTCTTCCTCTTGGGATACTGGCACCGTTTCCCGCTGGGATAAATGCTCTTTTTAGTCATGGACCGCGGCGGTCAGCTGGCCTTGCTCGTGTGTATGCCTTATGGAATATTACATCACTGGTCAATGTT GCTGTGGCTTTTGTATGTGGTTTTCTGCATTATAAGTCATCAAACAAGAAACATTCAAGCATGCAGCCATGGAATTTGGGCGG GGATGAAACCAGCTGGTGGCTATTCCCAACAGGACTTGTGCTATGCAA